TCAACTCATCTAATTccttcattaaaaagaaatagagagagaagaaatggcCCTGACTGTGTTAGTACCAGAGTTAGGGCTAGAGCCACAGCTCATGCAGGTTTGCCTGAATCTAAAGCAGTTATGTTACAGAAAGCCCCATATTCTCATCCTGGTAAGCCCGTCACTCCCAGACAAATCAGGATGAATGGTCACCCCAGGGCAAAGATTGCCTGATGTTGTCTAAATCCCACTGGACTTCTGCTTGTACCCACCTGCTTTGGTTCTCTCTGACACGTAAAATACACTGTACCAATCACCCTCTTCCCAAGTGActttgatggagctgaaagacaCAGGTGGTGTGGATTGTACAGAGAGCAATGCCTCTTAGTCTTGAATCAGACTTTGGTGGCTGAACAGTCTAGGCCACAGACATGAATTCATTTAGTCATTGTGAACACATCAGCATCACGCTTCCCCCCACAGACACTTCCCAATCTACACACAACCAAAGAAGGCGGCTGGGTAGAGAGAACTTCCTGAGCCTAACCGGTCACCAGGAACTATCACATAATCAGAAGATGGTCACATCAGGAAAGATGCAGATGATGAGATGGGCTTCCTTTTATCGAAAACAAATTTCTGTGAGTAAACTACAATTAAGCAACAGATTAAACCCTTACTTTCAAAAGATTCATAATCTTTAGGAAACAACTTCCCCTTTGACAATCCCAAAATGACTGTGGAAAACAATGTAAACAGCAACAAGGAAAAGTCCTGCTGATTGGTGGAAACTTTGGAGGCCAGGTGTATAAAAGGTCCAGATTGCAAGGGGTCATCAGATTCTGGGAAACTCACCTCTGAACAAAAGCCCACCCTTCACCCCTGTCACAATGACCCACTGCTGCTCCCCTTGCTGTCAGCCTACATGCTGCAGGACCACCTGCTGGCAGCCCACCACAGTGACCACCTGCTGCAGCACACCCTGCTGCCAGCCCTCCTGCTGTGTGTCCAGCTGCTGCCAACCTTGCTGCCACCCAACTTGCTGTCAAAACACCTGCTGTAGGACCACCTGCTGCCAGCCCACCTGCGTGACCAGCTGCTGCCAGCCTTCCTGCTGCAGCACACCCTGCTGCCAGCCCACCTGCTGTGGGTCCAGCTGCTGTGGCCAAATCAGCTGTGGGTCCAGCTGCTGCCAGCCCAGCTCCTGTGCACCCGTCTACTGCAGGAGAACCTGCTACCACCCCACGTGTGTCTGCCTGCCTGGTTGCCTAAACCAGAGCTGTGGCTCCAGCTGCTGCCAGCCCTGCTGCCGCCCAGCCTGCTGTGAGACCACCTGCTGCAGGACCACTTGCTTCCAGCCCACCTGTGTGACCAGCTGCTGCCAGCCTTCTTGCTGCTGACCAACTCTCCAGAGGACCATCATCCTCACACAACAACCTTCTGGCAACCTTCTGTCCTCCTCCTGGAGGACAAATTTTCTCTCAAACTTTGCTGACAACCAGCATGCTCACCCTAGTTTTTATGACTTCTCTGTGTGTTTAACATCTTATGAATCAGCTTGAGGGAGGGCAGAGTACTTCatcctgattctttttttctttataccttGTAGATCATGTGCCAGCCTCATGTATTTTCAATTTGAAGTCATGGTCTCAGCTTGACTCTAAAGTCAAGagcttcattctctttctctaagAAGCCTAGGTTTTGCAACCTGAAGATTATTGTGATGAATAATCTTCACaaccatgttttcattttcaatgtCCTCCTCGTGATTCTTGTATCCTTCTTTTCATGATCACTTTGGGTTATCTCCCTAGAAACAGGGATTCTTACCTATATGTTTCTTAATAAACTCAAAACCTTTCTTCATATCACatggtgttttttttattttacagcatTCCTGATATGGGATTTACACACATATTGCATACCATATATGTTACCTAATTTGATTATCAAAACAGACAGTCATGTTTTATTATCTCCACTTTCCAGCTGAGAAAATTTTAATGCGTAATATTATTTAGCTAAAAATGGACAGACTCAGATGCAAAGTTAGGTCTTCTCTTTCTGTCCAAGGGCACTTACATTTGactctcaataaagaaaaaaactatattgGGACTCAGCATTAGCAAGATATGGACTTAAGTTGACTTAACAATGGAGGAATAATCTCCTGTATTTGCAGATAACATTTCCATTCTTATACggcctccttcttcttctcctgaaTACATATTGACAAGGCAAAATGAACTTAAGTTATTCCTTATAAAGTGCAGATGCCATCTTTTGAGACTGTATATCTGGGATGCTGTGAAGattccagagagagagaaaagctgcTGACTGGGATAGTCGTTTGGTGTTGGGGTAAAGGAGATGAAGAGCTAGTACATTCTCTTTGATCAACATCAGTTATATAAGACAAATAAGCTCTGCAGATCTGGTGTACACTAATTTGGATatagtttaaaatactttattgtataCCTGAAATTTGCTGAGAAAGTGGATCTTAAATGTTcccaccacaaaaataaaaaggaaatggtaactatgtgagctaataaatatgtgattatttcacaatgaatatatatatcaaaacataacCTTTTATACCTTACACATacacaatttttacttgtcaattatacctcaaaaaagcTAGTAAAGAAAGAATTTAGTTGATCTAGTTagttattatacatatattatcttcaaaattaaaattattttttaagttttctggacaaaaaaagaactaatatgTTCTGGGTTGACTTCTATTTGTTAGGTAATGactaaaaaatgctttattttcattaatatttattctCAAATAAATGTTCAAAGTAGGTATTAATGTTACCATTGTagagaggaggaaattgaggctgacAGAGTTAATGTAATGTCATAGTGTGGTTTCTCCCAGAACAGATACCGAGAAAAATATTCCAGTAAAAGCAGTTTATGGGGAAGTGCACATCACGCCGGTAGGGATCAGGAAAGTGATACAGAAAAGGGTACACTATTGAGCTGGTAAGTATCACAGTGACTAACTAAAGCTTAAACCAAAGGAAAAACTATCAGAAATTATGAAAATCACATAAATTAGCATTCTCCAACTTCAGGAATAAAGGAGCTAGGGTTTTTGTAAATCAGCTCTCCAGAATCAATGGCTGAGTGTTTTTCGCTGTGTGGCGTGAAGAAGTGACATGACTTTCTGCAGGTGCAATACAAGAGCCTTTAGACACACAGATGCAGATTCTGGAAGATAGAACTGGCCTGAGCATACTAAGATCCAAAATATATGGATGGGATAATGAAAACGTTATCTATGATCTGCCGTTTGCTCTACTCAGATTTATTCTTTGCTCCTTAACTGTGAGGATAGCCAGAAATTCtaggaaaaggagggagagaaggagaggaagaaaatggacAGAAGGGTCTGAGCTGCTAGTTACTGTACCATTGTCCACTGTGATTGCTGTTTTCACTCATTTGTGGTTATCACTGGGCATGGACACACTATGAGATTCTCCAATGTTATGGGTTGacttgtgtcccccaaaattcatattcaAATAGGGATATTGAAAATGTAATTACTTAAGATCTGGTCGTATTGGAATCAGGCGTCTGATTCAATATTACTGATGCCTGTATAGAATGGGAAAGTTCAGAGGCAATGTGCATCTAGAAGGAAGGTCATGTTAGAGACACATGGAGAAGACAGACATCCACACGTCAAGGAGACAGACCTAGAACAGTTGCGTTCCTAACAGTCCTCAGGTGAAAACAACCTTGTCAACACCTTAAATTCAGACTGCTAGCCTTCAGAACTGCGAGAATATAAATTTAACCCACTTGGTTTTTAGTGGTTTATCACGGCAGTGCTAGTAAATTAATATGTTCAGTAAATCTCCTGAGCTACAGATACATTCTCCTACATGCCACGAAAACAGGATAATCACCCCTCACCAAACAGGAactcttttctctgtcttctgaTCTGCTGACATGAAGAGTGTAAAATGACTAGGCAATAATTATTACCTCTGGTTATGCAACagaaatagagaaggaaatattataatttttattcacaCAGAAGTAAAAAAGGAATAGCCAAATTGACCTACAGGGTTACAACTTGATAGAGTGATTAGTGGTTTTTTGGGATGAGTAAAGGAATATAATTTAAAGGGAATGGGATTAATTTCTATTTCCTAACCTGATAATGGGAGCATAGATGTACtaacaaaattatatcaagttgGAAATTAATAATTGGCATTCTTCCGAAATGAATGGTGTACCTAAAAAATGCTTTAATATGTTAGAACTCCAAGATGAATCAGCTATCATCTCAACTCATCTAATTccttcattaaaaagaaatggagaaagacatAGAGAAGAAATGGCACTGACTATGCTAGTACGACAGTTAGGGCTAGATCCACAGCTAGTGCTGGTTTGCCTGAATCTAAAGCACTTATGTTACAGAAAGTCCCACATTTTCATTCTGGTAAGCCCCTCACTCCCCGACAAATCAGGATGAATGGTCACCCCAGGGCAAAGATCGCCTGATGTTATCTAAAGCCCACTGGACTTCTCCTTGTACCCACCTGCTTTGGTTCTGCTCTGCCACATAGAACACACTCTACCAATCACCCTTTTCCCAAGTGActttgatggagctgaaagacaCAGGTGGTGTGAGTTGTACAGAGAGAGATGCCTGTTAGTCTTGAATCAGATTTTGGTGGTTGAACAGTCTTGAGCATGGGCACGGATTCATTTTGTCTTTGTGAACATATCAGCATCATGATTCTCCCTGCAGACACTTGCCAACTTACATACAACCAAAGAATGAGGCTGGGTAGAAAgaacttcctcagcctccccagtcacCAGGAAGTATCACATAATCAGAAGATGGTCAGAGCAGGAATGACGCTGATGATGAGACGGGCTTCCTTTTATCTGAAACAAACTTTCTGTGAGTAAACACAATTAAGAAACAGATTAAACTCTTACTTTCAAAAGATTCATAATCTTTAGGAAACTTCCCCTTTGACAATCCCAGACTGACTATAGAAAACAATGTAAACAGCGAGAAGGGTAAGTCCTGCAGATTGGTGGAAACCTTGGAGGCCAGGTGTATAAAAGGTCCAGATTGCAAGGGGTCATCAGATTCTGGGAAACTCACCACTGAACAGAAGTCCACCCTCCACCCCTGACACCATGACCCACTGTTGCTCCCCTTGGTGTCAGCCTACCTGCTGCAGGACCACCTGCTGGCAGCCCACCACTGTGACCATCTGCCGCAGCACACCCTGCTGCCAGCCCTCCTGCTGTGTGTCCAGCTGCtgccagccttgctgccacccaACTTGCTGTCAAAACACCTGCTGTAGGACCACCTGCTGCCAGCCCACCTGTGTGACCAGCTGCTGCCAGCCTTCCTGCTGCAGCACACCCTGCTGCCAGCCCACCTGCTGTGGGTCCAGCTGCTGTGGCCAAACCAGCTGTGGGTCCAGCTGCTGCCAGCCCAGCTGCTGTGCACCCGTCTACTGTAGGAGAATCTGCTACCACCCCACATGTGTCTGCCTGCCTGGTTGCCTAAACCAGAACTGTGGCTCCAGCTCCTGCCAGCTCTGCTGCTTCCCAGCCTGCTGTGAGACCACGTGCTGCAGGACCACTTGCTTCCAGCCCACCTGTGTGACCAGCTGCTGTCAGCCTGCTTGCTGCTGATCAATTCTGCAGACGACCATCATCCTCACACAATAACCCTCTGGCAACAGATTTATCTTTTGGAGGACAAATTTACTTTCAAACTGTGATGACAACCAACAAAGTGAACTTAGGGTGAACCTTCTCACCCTAATTTTTGTGACTTCTCTGCATGTTTAGCATCTTGTGAATCAGCTTGAGTGAGGGTAGAGTACTTCAACctgattctctttttctttacaccTTGCGGATCATGTGCCACCTTGATGTATTTTCAATTTGGAGTCATGGTCTCAGCTTGACTTTAAAGTCAAGagcttcattctctttctctaagCAACAGGTTTTGCAACTGATCAATAATCTTCACAATCACGTTTTCATTTTCAATGTCCTCCTCATGGTTCTTGTATCCTTCTTTTCATGATCATTTTGGGTTATCTCCCTAGAAACAGGGATTCTTACCTATATGTTTCTTAATAAACTCAAAACTGTTCTTCATCTAACATGGtggggtttttttattttaaggcatTCCTGATATAGAATTTACACACATATTGCATACCATATATGTTACCTAATTTGATTATCAAAACAGACAGTCCTGTTTTATTACTTTCACTTTCCAGCTGAGAAAATTTTAATCTGTGATGTTATTTAGTTAATAATAGACAGACTCAGATGTAAAGTTGGATCTTCTCTTTCTGTCCAAGGGCACATACATTTAactctcaataaagaaaaaattacattgGGACCCAGCATTAGCAAGACATGGACTTAAGTTGACTTAACAATGGAGGAGTAATCTCCTGTATTTGCAGATAACACTTCCGTTCTTATATggcctccttcttcttctcctgaaTACATATtgacaaaacaaaatgaacttaAGTTATTCCTTATAAAATACAGATGTCATCTTTTGAGACTGTATATCTGGAATGCTTTGAAGattccagagagagagaaaagctgcTGATTGGGATAGTCATTGGGTGTTGGGGTAAAGGAGATGAAGAACTAGCACATTCTCTTTGACCAACATCAGTtatataagatgaataagttctgcaGATCTGGTGTACACTAATGTGGATATAGTTTAAAATACTTCACTGTATACCTGAAATTTGCTGAGAAAGTGGATCTTAAATGTTcccaccacaaaaataaaaaggaaatggtaACGATGTGAGCTAATAaatatgtgattatttcacaatgaATATACATCAAAACATAACCTTTTATAACTTacatatacacaatttttttttttttgagatggagtctcactctgttgcccaggctggagtgcagtggcgctatctcagctcactgcaagctccgccttctgggttcacaccattctcctgcctcagcatcccaagtagctgggactacaggtgcctgccaccacgcctggctaattttttgtatttttagtagaggcggagtttcaccgtgatagccaggatggtctcgatctcctgacttcatgatccgcctgcctcggcctcccaaagtgctgggattacaggcgtgagccaccacaacctgcccatatacacaatttttatttgttaattatacctcaataaagctagtGAAGTAAGAATTTAATCGATCTACTTAGCTATTATAACTATATTCTtatctttaatattaaaattatttttaaagttttctgggcaaaaaaagaactaatatgTTCTAGGTTGCCTACTATTTGATAGGTAGTGACTAAATGCTTTATTATGTTCGCTAATGTTTATTCTCGAAGAAACATTCAAAGTAAGTATTAATGTTACCATTGTagggatgaggaaattgaggctgagagGGTTAATGTAATGTCATAGTGTGGTTTCTCCCAGAACAGATACTTAGAAAAATATTCCAGTGAAAGTAGTTTATTGGGAAGTGCAGATCACACCATTAGGGATCAGGGAAGAGATACAGAAAAGGGTACACTATTGAGCCAGTAAGTATCACAGCGACCAACTAAAGTTTAAACCAAAGGGAAAACTATCAGAAATGAcgaaaaacacacaaattagaaTTCTCCAACTTTGAAATAAAGGAGCTAGGGTCTTTGTAAATCAGCTCTCCAGAATCACTGTTTGAGTGTTTTTCTCTGTGTGGCATGCACAGGTGACATTACTTTCTACAGTGGCAATACAAAAGCCTGTAGGCACAGAGATGCAGATTCTGGCAGATAGAAACTGGCCTGAGCACACTGAGACCTGAGAAACAGGAGcaggataatgaaaatgttatcTATGATCTGCCATTTGCTCCACTTAGATCCaatctttgctttttaatgtGATGGATAGCCAGAAATTCTaggaaaaggagggagaggaggagaggaagaaaaggaacaaGAGGGTCTGAGCCCCTAGTTACTGTACCATTGTCCACTGTGATTGCTGTTTTCACTCATTTGTGGTTATCACTGGGCATGGACACACTATGAGATTCTCCAGTGTTATAGGTTGACTTGTGTCTCCCAAAATTCGTATTTAAATAGGGTCATTGAAAATGTACTTAGTTAAGATCTGGTCATATGGAAATCAGTTAGGCCTCTGATTCAATAGGACTGATACCTGTATAGAATGGGGAAGTTCAGAGGCAGTGTGCATCTAGAAGGAAGGTCACGTAAGAGACACATAGAGAAGACAGACATCTACACATCAAGGAGAGAGACCTGGAACAGATGGTTTCCTAACAGTCCTCAGGTGAAAACAACCTTGTCAACACCTTAAATTCAGACTGCTAGCCTTCAGAActatgggaaaataaatttaagcCACTTGGTTTGTAGTGGTTTATCACGGCAGTGCTAGTAAATTAATATGTTCAGTAAATCTCCTGAGTTACAGATACGTTCTCCTACATTCTAGGACTTCAGGATAATTACCCCTCAACAAACAAGaactctgttctctgctttctaaTCAGCTGACATAAAGAGTGCAAAATGACTAGGCAATAAttattacttttgattatgcaaaagaaatagagaagcaaatattataatttttattcacaCAGAAGCAGAAAAGGAAAAGCCAGATTGACCTACAGGGTTACAACTTGATAGAGTGATTAGCTGTTTTTTGGGATGAGTAAGGGAATATAATTTAAAGGGAATGGGACCAATTTCTATTTCCTAACCTGGTAATGGGGACATAGCTGTATTTACAAAGTTATAACAAGTTGGAAATTAATAATTTGCATTCTTCTGAAATGAATGATAtaccttaaaaatgttttgatatGTTAGAACTCCAAGACGAATCAGCTATCGTTTCAACTCATCTAATTccttcattaaaaagaaatggagaaagacagAAGAAATGGCACTGACTATGCTAGTACCAGAGTTAGGGCTAGAGCCACAGCTCGTGCTGGCTTGCCTGAGTCTAAAGCACTTACGTTACACAAAGTCCCACATTTTCATTCTGGTAAGCCCCTCTCTCCCAGACAAATCAGAATGAATGGTCACCCCAGGGCAAAGATTGCCTGATGCTATCTAAATCCCATTGGACTTCTCCTTGTACCCACCTGCTCTGGTTCTGCTCTGCCACATAGAACACACTGTACCAATCACCCTTTTCCCAAGTGActttgatggagctgaaagacaCAGGTGGTGTGGGTTGTACAGAGAGAGATGCCTGTTAGTCTTGAATCAGATTTTGATGGGTGAACAGTCTTGAACACAGGCATGGATTCATTTTGTCTTTGTGAAAATATCAGCATCACGCTTCTCCCCACAGACACTTGCCAACCTACATACAGCCAAAGAATAAGGCTGGGTAGAGAGAACTTCCTGAGCCTCCCCGGTCACCAGGAACTATCACATCACCAGAAGATGGTCAGAGCAGGAACGATGCTGATGATGAGATGGGCTTCCTTTTATCTGAAACAAAGTTTCTATGAGTAATTCACAATTAAGAAACAGATTAAACACTTACTTTCAAAAGATTCATAACCTTTAGGAAATGACTTTGCCTTTGACAATACCAAAATGACTGTGGAAAACAATGTAAACAGCAACAAGGAAAAGTGCTACTGATTGGTGGAAACTTTGGAGGCCAGGTGTATAAAAGGTCCAGATTGCAATGGGTCATCAGATTCTCGGAAACTCACCTCTGAACAGAAGCCCACCCTCCACTCCTGACACCATGACCCACTGTTGCTCCCCTTGCTGTCAGCCTACCTGCTGCAGGACCACCTGCTGCAGGACCACCTGCTGGCAGCCCACCACTGTAACCACCTGCCGCAGCACACCCTGCTGCCAGCCCTCCTGCTGTGTGTCCAGCTGCTGCCAGCCTTGCTGTCACCCAACTTGCTGTCAAAACACCTGCTGCCAGCCCACCTGTGTGACCAGCTGCTGCCAGCCTTCCTGCTGCAGCACACCCTGCTGCCAGCCCACCTGCTGTAGGACCACCTGCTGCCAGCCCACCTGTGTGACCAGCTGCTGTCAGCCTTCCTGCTGCAGCACACCCTGCTGCCAGCCCACCTGCTGTGGGTCCAGCTGCTGCCAGCCCAGCTGCTGTGCACCCGTCTACTGCAGGAGAACCTGCTACCACCCCACGTGTGTCTACCTGCCTGGTGGCCTAAACCAGAGCTGTGGCTCCAGCTGCTGCCAGCCCTGCTGCCGCCCAGCCTGCTGTGAGACCACGTGCTGCAGGACCACTTGCTTCCAGCCCACCTGTGTGACCAGCTGCTGTCAGCCTGCTTGCTGCTGATCAATTCCACAGAGGACCATCATCCCCATACAGTAACCCTCTGGCAACAGATTTATCTTTTGGGGGACAAATTTACTTTCAAACTGTGATGACAACCAACAAAGTGAACTTAGGGTGAACTTTGCTCACCCTAATTTTTATGACTTCTCTGCATATTTGACATCTTGTGAATCAGCTTGAGTGAGGGTAGAGTACTTCATCctgattctctttttctttacaccTTGCAGATCATGTGCCACCTTCATGTATTTTCAATTTGGAGTCATGGTCTCAACTTGACTCTAAAGTCAACAGCTTCATTCTGTTTCTCTAAGAAACTTAGGTTTTGCAACTGATCAATAATCTTCACaatcatgttttcattttcaatgtCCTCCTTGTGGTTCTTTTATCCTTATTCCTTTCATGATCATTTTGGGTTATCTCCCTGGAAACAGGGACTCTTACCTATATGTTTCTTAATAAACTCAAAACTGTCCTTCATCTCACatggtggtttttttttattttagggtaTTCCTGATATGGGATTTACACACATATTTCATACCATACATGTTACCTAATTTGATTATAAAAACAGACTGTCATGTTTTATTACCTCCACTTCCCAGCTGAGGAAAATTTTAATGTGTGATGTTATTTAGCTAAAAATGCAGACGCGGATTTAAGGTAGGGTCTTCTCTTTCTGTCCAAGAGCACCTATATTTAACTCTcattaaagtaaaaattacatTGGGACTCTGCATTAGCAAGACATGCACTTAAGTTGACTTAACAATGGAGGAGTAATCTCCTGTATTTGCAGGTAACATTTGCAGATAACATTTCCATTCTTATATggcttccttcttcttctcctgaaTACATATTGACAAGGCAAAATAAACTTAAGTTATTCCTTATAAAATACAGATACCATCTTTTGAGACTGTATATCTGGAATGCTCTGAAGattccagaaagagagaaaagccgCTGACTGAGATAGTTGTTGGGTGATGGGGTAAAGGAGAAGAACTAGCACGTTCTTATAACCAACATCAGTTATATAAGATGAATACATTCTGCAGATCTGGTGCACTCTAATGTGGATatagtttaaaatactttattgtataCCTGAAATTTCCTGAGAAAGTGGATCTTAAATGTTcacaccacaaaaataaaaaggaaatggtaactatgtgagctaataaatatatgattatttcacactgtatatatatatatatatataaacataaccTTTTATAACTtacatatacacaatttttattaattgtaCCTCAATAAAACTAGTAAAGAAAGAATTTAGTTGATCTAGttagttattataaatatattcttatattcaatattaaaattattttttaagttttctggacaaaaaaagaactaatatgTTCTAGGTTGCCTACTATTTGATAGATAGTGACTAGATGCtttatgtttattaatatttattctcGAGGAAATGTTCAAAGTAGGTATTAATGTTACCAttgtagagatgaggaaattgaggctgagagAGTTAATGTAATGTCATAGTGTGGTTTCTCCCAGAACAGACACTGAGAAAAATATTCCAGTGAAAGTAGTTTATTGGGAAGTGCAGGTCACACCATTAGGGATCAGGGAAGAGATACAGAAAAGGGTACACTATTGAGCCAGTAAGTATCACAGCGACCAACTAAAGTTTAAACCAAAGGGAAAACTATCAGAAATGACGAAAAACACATAAATTAGCAATTTCCATCTTCAGGAATAAGGGAGCTAGGGTCTTTGTAAATCAGTTCTCCAGGATCATTGGTTGAGTTGAGTGATATTCCTCTGTGTGGAATGCACAGGTGACATGACTTTCTGCAGTTGCAATACAAGAGCCCTTAGGCACAGAGATGCAGATTCTGCCAAATAGAAACTGGCCCAAGCACACTAAGATCTGAGAAATATGGAcaggataatgaaaatgttatcTATTATCTGTCATTCGCTCCACTCAGATCCAATCTTTGCTTCTTAACTGTGATGGACAGCCAGAAATtctaggagaaggaagaagaggaggaggaaaagaagagggaCAGAAGGTTCTGAGCTGCTAGTTACTATACCGTTGTCCACTGTGATTGCTGTTACTCATTTGTGGTTATCACTAGGCATGGACACGCTCTGAGATACTTCCATATTTGGActgattttttcccccagaaattCATAGCCAAATAAGGTCATTGAGAATGTAACTAgttaaataaggtcacattgGAATAAACTGGTCCTCTtattcaatatgactggtgtctgtATGAAAAGGATGGTAGAATGGAAGTGAGGGAGggtaagagggaaggaaggaaggaagaaagaagggaaggagagatatAAAATAAAGGCCAAGTGGAACAAGATACAGTTACTACTGTAATAGGGTTCACCTCACATTCATCTTATCCATTAGTTACCACAAGTTCTATACTCCCTTCACCACTAGCCAGCACTTCTGTTGTCTAGATAATTGCCTGATGGAGTAACCCAGAACCTCCTGCCTGAAGGGTCTGACCCTCTAGTTACTGTGCTATTGCCCACTGTGATGCCTGTTACTCATTTGTGG
The sequence above is drawn from the Symphalangus syndactylus isolate Jambi chromosome 20, NHGRI_mSymSyn1-v2.1_pri, whole genome shotgun sequence genome and encodes:
- the LOC129469942 gene encoding keratin-associated protein 9-7; amino-acid sequence: MTHCCSPCCQPTCCRTTCWQPTTVTTCCSTPCCQPSCCVSSCCQPCCHPTCCQNTCCRTTCCQPTCVTSCCQPSCCSTPCCQPTCCGSSCCGQISCGSSCCQPSSCAPVYCRRTCYHPTCVCLPGCLNQSCGSSCCQPCCRPACCETTCCRTTCFQPTCVTSCCQPSCC
- the LOC129469941 gene encoding keratin-associated protein 9-7-like; amino-acid sequence: MTHCCSPWCQPTCCRTTCWQPTTVTICRSTPCCQPSCCVSSCCQPCCHPTCCQNTCCRTTCCQPTCVTSCCQPSCCSTPCCQPTCCGSSCCGQTSCGSSCCQPSCCAPVYCRRICYHPTCVCLPGCLNQNCGSSSCQLCCFPACCETTCCRTTCFQPTCVTSCCQPACC
- the LOC129470128 gene encoding keratin-associated protein 9-7-like isoform X1, which encodes MTHCCSPCCQPTCCRTTCCRTTCWQPTTVTTCRSTPCCQPSCCVSSCCQPCCHPTCCQNTCCQPTCVTSCCQPSCCSTPCCQPTCCRTTCCQPTCVTSCCQPSCCSTPCCQPTCCGSSCCQPSCCAPVYCRRTCYHPTCVYLPGGLNQSCGSSCCQPCCRPACCETTCCRTTCFQPTCVTSCCQPACC
- the LOC129470128 gene encoding keratin-associated protein 9-4-like isoform X4; its protein translation is MTHCCSPCCQPTCCRTTCCRTTCWQPTTVTTCRSTPCCQPSCCVSSCCQPCCHPTCCQNTCCQPTCPTCVTSCCQPSCCSTPCCQPTCCGSSCCQPSCCAPVYCRRTCYHPTCVYLPGGLNQSCGSSCCQPCCRPACCETTCCRTTCFQPTCVTSCCQPACC
- the LOC129470128 gene encoding keratin-associated protein 9-3-like isoform X3 — translated: MTHCCSPCCQPTCCRTTCCRTTCWQPTTVTTCRSTPCCQPSCCVSSCCQPCCHPTCCQNTCCQTTCCQPTCVTSCCQPSCCSTPCCQPTCCGSSCCQPSCCAPVYCRRTCYHPTCVYLPGGLNQSCGSSCCQPCCRPACCETTCCRTTCFQPTCVTSCCQPACC
- the LOC129470128 gene encoding keratin-associated protein 9-4-like isoform X2; translation: MTHCCSPCCQPTCCRTTCCRTTCWQPTTVTTCRSTPCCQPSCCVSSCCQPCCHPTCCQNTCCQPTCVTSCCQPSCCSTPCCQPTCCRTTCCQPTCPTCCGSSCCQPSCCAPVYCRRTCYHPTCVYLPGGLNQSCGSSCCQPCCRPACCETTCCRTTCFQPTCVTSCCQPACC